From uncultured Desulfobacter sp.:
CTTTGCCAATATTTCTTTTTTTATCTCTTCCGGATTAACGGTGTCGGTTCGTTCGCCTGTCATATGTTTATACCCCTATCTTTTCTCTCATGTTGTTTTGCTTAAAATTCGTCAAGAACAGCATCGCCGCGTTCAGATGTTCTCACAGAAATGGAGTCTTCGGTGGGCATGACCCAGATAACTCCGTCTCCTGATTTTTCGGTTTGGTTGGCGTCAATAATCGTGTCTACGGTCTTTTGAACCAATTTGTCGGGCACGACCACGAAGATGGCACGCTTGGGCTGGAGGCCGTCGCTCTGGCCCAGCTGGGCAATGGCCTCTTCATGCCCCTCTTGGGCACCCTTAAGCAGCTCCATGCTCACCAGGGCTTTGCCGCGGCCCAGACACTCCATGGCGGTCATGGAAGAAACGCCCGCGTCAATCAGAGCCTTTTTGGTCTTATTGATCTTGTTCATGCGGACCACGGCCATGATCTCTTTCATGATGCCTCCTCCAGCTCTTCATCAAGGTCGATGTCTTTTTTGCCTGAGCTGATGGTATAAGAATCAATGATCGGCGAGATGAAAATCTTACCGTCGCCAAAGGCGCCTTTCTCACCGGTCTTGGCGGTTTCTAAAATGGTTTTAAGGACAAAATCGCGATCTTTTTCATCAATAACCGATAAGAGCATCTCCTTGGGAATTTCGTCATAGGTGATTTCACCGATTTTGATCCCCCGCTGCTTGCCACGCCCTGCCACACTCATCCGGGTGACCGCCGGATATCCGGATTCCATGAGGGCGGACATGACTGCGTTAACTTTTTCAGGGCGGACGATGGATTTAATCATTACTTTCATTTAACTGTTCCTTATGGTTCTTAGGTTTTGGGTTACGCCGCGATCCCGTATTCAATGAGCAGGGACTCGAGTTCTTCAATCTCAAGAGGAGTTGGGATGACAAACGTTTCATTTTCATCCATTTTTTTGGCCAGCGCCCGGTACTCATCGGCCTGGGGGTGATCCGGCGCAAAGTCGATAACCGTCTTTCTGTTGATCTCTGCCTGCTGAACCATGTTATGCCGGGGAACAAAATGGATCATCTGGGTGCCCAGTCTCTTGGCCAGCTGTAAAATCATTTCCTCTTCGTTGTCGACCTGACGGGAGTTGCAGATCAGACCGCCGAGACGCACCCCGCCGGACTGGGCAAATTTTACGATACCCTTGCAGATGTTGTTGGCCGCGTACATGGCCATCATCTCGCCGGAAACAACAATATATATCTCCTGGGCCTTGCCTTCACGGATGGGCATGGCAAATCCACCGCAGACAACGTCGCCCAGAACATCATAAAATACATAATCCAAATTCTGATCTTCGTCATAGGCGCCCAGCTGTTCCAGCAGGTTAATGGAAGTGATGATCCCGCGACCCGCGCAGCCAACACCGGGTTCGGGTCCGCCTGATTCCGTACACAGAACCCCACCGTATCCGGCTTTTCTGACATCTTCGAGTTCCACATCTTCACCTTCTTCTCTCAGGGTGTCCAGAACGGTTTTCTGGGCCAGTCCATTGAGCATAAGCCGTGTGGAGTCGGACTTGGGGTCACACCCCACGATCATAATTTTTTTGCCGGCCTCTACCAGTCCTGCGACGGTGTTCTGGGTTGTTGTGGATTTGCCGATGCCGCCTTTTCCGTAGATTGCTACTTTTCTCATTTTTTTTTTAGCTCCTTAATTAAGCTTTAATTTGGGTTTTATTTTAACAGGCCAATGACCTGTCCGTCTTCGTAATGCCTATAATTGCAACGGGCGTTCCACCGGAGCTTTGAATGAACAACAAAAATTCTAACTTGTTTGAATTACAAATTTTTTTAAATAAAAAAATTTTTTTATTTATGTTGAAGTAAATTGGAGAGAGAATAAATACTACATATATGTGCTTTATATTGATTCAAATATGTAATATATTTTCAGTAAATATATTATTATTCACTAAGCTTGATTTTCCGGGCGTTAAAATTTAATTTTTGTTGTCTACTAATAAGAATGCGAGATGCCAGTCAACAGAACCGCCTTAGTAAGCCCCACCCAAAGACACCAAAAATGTAATTTTTTATTTAAATCGCGTTTTTGCTAACAAATATATGAAGAATATCTTTCGATTTCGGCATAGGACGAGAATACAACAACACACTACGCCGAATTTTAAGTCGCCGGCAAGGCACGCCAATGCAATTAGATTGTTCCTAATGTCCGCTGGCGTAGCGCTGGGTGTAACTTAGAAGACAAGCAGATGGGCTATGTTAAAATTTTCATAGCCCTGATACTCGATGATCAAATTTTTGTTAATTTGCCCAACTTCGGCGTTGGAAAAAATTTTTAATCTTCAAAATATATTGTATATTCCTCCGGTTAAAAGTTGTTTCCGCCTTGAATTTGAACAAATTCCCTAAAAACTTGATGATCGAGTGATAGGAGATTTTAATCCAGAGATTTGACCAGACAGACCAAGGAGGTGCGTTTCCACGCTTTTTCATGATAAAAATTAAGATCGTCCTGATTGTCTTTGTCTGCAAGCAGGGATATGTATTTGATTCCTTTATTTATAGCCCAGCCCTCAATAGCAGACAGTAAAAGGGCTGCAATTTCTTTCTTTTTGTATTCACGAGCCACAACCAGATCACCCACCACTGCACCGATATTACCCCGGACCATTGAAATCCGGGTCTGGGCCGTACACATTCCGACAATTGCGTCATTCACCCACGCCACCTTCACAGCCCTGTGCTTTCCGCAGCCGTCCAGCATCAACCGAAGCCCCCGGGCCTGGGCCTCTGAATTAAATTCAAAGTCTTGTTCCATCGCAAAAAGTTGAGCCAACAGAGGCAACATCTGATCAATGTCCACAGGGAGAGCGTCTTTAATGATTATATTCATAGCCTTTTTCCTTTTACTCGACAGACTGTTACAAAATGCTAATTTCCCCAATTTCTTCGTTGGAAAAGTAAATTTGATCCTCAGAATACTGCATGTATGCCTGCGGTCAAATTTATTTTCCGCCTTGAACTTGAAAAAATTATCTATTCCGTAACAGCCTGTCGACGATCGAATTTCAATCAAAATATCTTCTTGAACGCCGATGCCTTTATTGCCGCCACCACCATTGTACCTTCCTTAATCCCCAACTCGCATACCGACTCAGGAACGATCTGGGCAATCAGGTGTTCATTACCACAGGCAAGCTCCACACGCACACGATTTTCACAACTATAGATATCCGTTACAGTACACTTCAAAAGATTCCTGGCACTTGTTGCCTCCGGATGCCGCTTGAAAAGAAGGATGTCCCGTGAATCCAGTTCAAAAAGATTGTCGCCACCCTCCGCCGGTTCAGTGAGAATAATATTGGTATCCCCCCACTTACAACGAAACAGGCCCTTATGGGATGAAGTGCAACCAAGATTAAGCAGATTGACATAACTTTCGAGACCACGGTTCCACGATCTTTTTACCAGTTCTTCAGCCGCACCGTGCTGTTTAATACGCCCCCCTTCAATCACCAGAACCTCATCGGTCATCATCCGCATTTCCAGCACCGAATGACTGATAAAAATCATGGGAATACCGTAATTGTTAAAAACATTTTTCAAATACGGAATAATTTGAAATTTATGCCCCTCGTCCAAAGCCGAAAGCGGCTCATCCATCAGGATCAGGCGAGGATTCGACAGAACCGTTCTTGCCAGGGCGATACGCTGCCGTTCCCCGCCCGACAGGGTGGAAACATCCCGCGACAAAAGCTGCGTAACGCCGAGAACCTCAAAAAGACTATCAGGATCAATCTTTCTATTTTCCGGCTTGACCCGTTTATATCCATAGAAGATATTTCTTTTAACGCTCATATGGGGAAAAAGGTGGGCGTGCTGAAACACGACACCCACGTCGCGCTGATCCGGTTTGAGGTTAATCTTTTCCCTTGAATCAAAAAGAACGGTAGTACCCAATCGAATATAACCACTGTCCGGCAACTCCAGACCGGACAGCAAATTCATAATCGTTGATTTCCCGCTCCCTGACGGACCGAAAATCCCCGTCCTTGATGAGAACAGACTGAATTCAACATCAAGGGTGAAATCCTTGAAACTTTTTTTTAACTCGACGTCTAACCGCACGGCTACCCTTTCTTGAACTTTCGATTTATTCCCTCACTAATAAGAAGGATGGCAAAAGACAGACTGATGGAGACCAGACAAAGCGTCAGCGCCATCCGGTCACCACCCGGTACAGAGGTATATTCGTAAATTGCCAGGGGTATTGTCTGTGTCACCCCCGGGATATTGCCGGCAAGAATAACGGTTGCGCCGAACTCACCAAGGTTCCTGGCAAACATCAACGACATTCCGGCAAGAATCGCACGGCCGCTCAACGGCAGGACAATGGTAAAAAAACTATCCCACCATCCAGCACCAAGGGTTCGTGACACTGAAATATAGGATTGATCCACCGCCTCCATACCAATACGAATTGAACGGACCATCAGGGGAAACCCAACCACCGCCGATGCAATGACCGCACCGGTAAGAGAAAAAACCACCTGGATACCAAAAAGATTCAAAAACTTCCCGATGATACCGTTGGACCCGAAGGACAGCAGCAACAGATATCCGACCACGACCGGCGGTAAAACCAAAGGCAGACTGATAATCCCTTCGATCACCGCCTTACCTCTAGTTTTGCCAAAGGCAAGAAAGTAGCCACAAGCAACCCCAAAAGGGGTGGCAATCAAAGTTGCCGAACAGGCAACCTTCAGGGAAAGCCCGACGGCAGAAAGATCCTGGGGAGAAAGTCCCAATATTGTAATTTCACTTAGCATAATTCATATCAGGGCAATGTAAAACCAAGACGAATCATTTCCGGATGAGCCGCTTCGGAAACGATATAGTCATAGAAGCGCTTGGCATCAGCGTTTCCGTCGCTCTCCTTTGTCATGGCAACCGGATAGGTTACCTGACTATAAAGATCAACAGGCACTTCAAACAAAATTTTGGCACTGATGGCGAGCATCGCATCCGTTTTGTAAACAAAAGCACCATCGGTCTCTCCCCGGTCGGCATAGATCAGCGCCTGGCGAACGTCCTTTGCCATGACCAGCTGCCCTTTCTTGAGCATCTCATCATATACGCCCTCTTTATCCATCGCCTGCTTAGCATACTGACCGGCCGGCACACTGCTGGGACTGCCTAATGCAACACGCTTCAATCTCTGTAAATCACCCATGGAATGGGCATTCGTGCTTGGCTTACCCACAAAAACCAAAGCATTATGAGCAAATGTTTTTTTTGTTTGTGTCTTAATCTTGCCCTTTTCAATCAAATGCGTCATCCACTTCGGATTAGCAGAGACATATATATCTGCAGGCGCCCCCTGTTCGATTTGCTTTGCCAAGGCGCCTGACGAAGCAAAATTGGGGATAATTTTGACATCAGGATGCAGCTTATCAAACTTTGCTATCAAACTATTGCACAGATTGCTCATACTCTTTGCCACTGAAACACGAACCTGTCCGGCCTGTACTTGAGTGCTGAATGCCACTATAATAAAAAAAACAAAAATGTATAATCCGTGCACTTTTCTCATATCAATTTCTCCTCTATTATTGTTGGTTTACTTCAGTAGTGTTCATTTAGCTTTTTTGTATATAACCACTTTCAACAAAAAAATGAACCATAAACCCATTAACATAACAAAATTGTCACAAAATATGACAAAACTATCTAAAACTATAAATATTTAAATATTCATTTTTCATGCCAAAACCAAATATTTAAATAAAAAAATTAAAATAATATTTTTTAAGGCGTGTGCCCGATCTTATACTCGATGATCAAATTTTAAATACTGTCTGAACAAAAATCTGGAAATTATATGAATTTAAGCGTTTTTTCACTGTTTAAGACAGGAACAGAACCCATTTATTTTAAAAAAATCCCTTTAAAAAATCATGACATCTTAAAACTGGTCTGTTATTTGCTTATACAATTCACATGTAAAAAGATGGGACAACCCTTTTTAAATGTCCGCAAAGACCTAAACGGACACCACTAAATTTTAACTAATTAATGGAGAAAAACAATGTCAAAAGAAAACGTTCTGGCCTTTTTGGATAAAGGTGCAGATGATCGCAAATTCCGTGTAAAGTACGATAACTGTTTTTCAATGGAAAAATTTGCAGCGATGGCAAAAGAAGATGGCTTTGAATTTACTGTAGAAGATCTGCAGGCAGTATTGAAGGCGAATGGGGACTCTTTCGATTCATATGGCAACCCACCCAAAAAAGGAATTTGGGTATAAAATAAACGGTGCTGCTTAGCGGCAGCACCATTTTTAAATTCCCCTTGATTGTTTGTTATTGAAGACCAAGATTGTCACTCCAGAGTTTCAATGATAAATTGCCCCCTCCTGTAGAAAAAAATATTTCCGTTTTACCTTAGGCCCATAATCACAATAAAACCGCCCATATGGTTTGCTTTTTCATCCGTCTTCTTCGTTGTGACAATGAGCATCAGGAACAATATGATTACATTGTCACGCCTTGAATACGAATGAAATTTATAAACCATCTTTTGGAAGGTTTCATTCCGATCATGGGCCTTAACCAGGACATCCGTTTCGTCTTCAGTATTTGTTATTTTGCCTATTTTATTTCTTCGATTTTTGGGGATTGGTTCTAACGTCGGCCGCTGTTAAGGGCGGACCACCATGCCTGCCCTAACGAGGCCAACCACAAAGGGATTGCCCCTACGAAAAATGGCCGACAAAAAAATCAAGCCCAATCTTTGTGAAGTTTTTGGGTAACCGAGGAACCGGAAATCCACAAATTATTCCCATTTTATTCACAATGAATTCACACATTGTAATAGTATATGAGGCATTGAATAAGAGATACGGTATGGACAAATTACAAAGGGGAACAACTTATGTTCAAACAGAAAATATCCACCTATTGGATGATATTGACCTGCCTTGGGGCCTGGGCCATTTTCTTTGCTCCCGGCTGTGCAGGCAAAAAGACGGCCCCGGTCCTGAGCCTGTGGCCTGCAGGCGCCATCACGACAGACGGGCATGATGCAGACTGGCCTGAAACCCCGCCTTTGTACCATGATACGGAGAGCCGACTGTCCATACGAGCGATGAACAACAACCAGACGCTTTATGTGGCGGCATCCGTGGGCAGCCAGTCCGTGCAGGCAAGCATTGTCCGGAGCGGCGTCAGCCTTTCATTAATCCCGGAACAAGATTCTGAACACCCCTTTACCATCCAGGTCAAGGGAAAGGGACGGTCTCAAAAGCCGGGGCCGAACCGGGAAAAGAAAGTAAGTAAACCCGACGGCCTCGGGAAAAGGCCAGAATTTGTCATGGCCGACACATTGACAATTACCTACCCTCATGGATCAAATCCCATGGATATGAACCTTGAAGAGGCCCAAAAGGCGGGACTTACCATCGCACTCAAGAAAAATGCCGGCCGCATGGTCATTGAGGCGGCAATCCGGTTCGATGCCATCTCCTCTTTGGATGAATTTGCTCCGGACAGGCGGGTCGCTCTGGTACTTGCCTCTGGCCAAAGCCACAAAAATAAGTCCTCTGACAACAGGAATTCAGGTATGAGGGGCGGAGGCGGTAGAATGGGTGGTGGCGGCGGCAAGGACATGAAAAAGACAACCTCAGCCTTTGAGGCAAGGCTGAATCTAATCCTGGCTAATGGACCAGCTTAGGGAAGGCTCCGGCTCAACATTCATCCTCTTAACATGCCATTTTAAATGCCGTTGTTCAGTATCTCCGGAATTTCAATTCGAGCTACACCAGATGACGTAAATCTGCTCATAAAAGATTGGAATTGTGTGGGAAATATGTGAAAACTATGTGAATACCGGCATGAACTTGCTTTCTAAAATCAACTGATTTAATATCAATAACAGCAACTATCATGCTGAAATATTAGGATTAAAGGTGAGTACGTTAAGCGGTGAACCTGTTTTTTATAACCTAATTGCAGTAAAAGAAGAAGGAGAGCTCCAATGTTTCGGTTTAAATCTTTTTTAGGTCCAGTTTGTATTTCATTGTTATTTGTTGGATTGTATTGTTCTTCGGCATTATCGGCAACACTCATTGTCGAGGATGGGCAACTTATGGGTGCGACAGATGTTTTGGTCAATGGAGTGTCATATGACGTAGAGTTCCTTGATGATTCGGCAGACTACCTTTATAACGATGGCGTCGATTTTACATTCACTTTTACTACAGAAACTGATGCTCTGGCGGCGTCAGCAGTATTGTTGGCCCAGGTGTTTATTGACGACGAACTGGATGGCCTATTCGACTCAGACCCAACGCTGACAAACGGGGGTGGCTATACAGGTTATATATATGTGTATACACCATACGAGATAGACGAGACTGTATCGAGCTGGATGAATATGGCATATGCTTTTAATAGTAAGATCGACCATAGCGAGCCGGACGGCACTGGAAGTAAATATGATGTGAATACATCATACGACACAGCCGGAATGTCGGGTCAAGTGTATGCAGTATGGAGCCTTTCAAAAACGAGCTCGGTTCCAGTACCAACAACTATTGTACTATTAGGGTCCGGCCTGCTCAGCCTCGCAGGTTTGAGAAGGAAAAAATATTTCAACAAACTTAGGAACGGATTTTAAATAACTTGCCCATTTTGATATATCCGGGACGCCTGCGCTCCCAGGTCAAATTATTTCGGTCTCATTCCTTAATTGCAACATGCCGAGACCGCCATATAACCACTGAAACCATTTTCGAACGTATCGTCCTATGCGGATTGAGTCTGCACCTTGCTCATAAAGCCGGGCGATACGTCTTCTAAGTAACACAACCGAACAATCAAGCCACAACTATCTCTAATCCAAGAGATTTAGCCTGATTTATTACACGCTTTTTCAAACGCTTCTGATGTGTCTTTTCCTGTTCAGAAAAAACCGAATCATCGAAAGCTTTCTTGTTCTTGATGAGGTGATAGATGATGCGGGCCAATTTGTGGGCGGTGGAGGTGATCGCTTTTGGTGCGCCGTGACGGGCACGCATTCTACGGAAATAATCACCGAGATATGATTTGCTTTTCCAAAGCGAGTTAGCAGAAAGCCGAAGCGCGTGAGCTAATCGATTGGACCCGGGACGGGTATGTGATGAAAGCACTTTTCCACCGCTGATTTTATTGTTGGGACATAAACCGAGCCAAGAGCAGAAATGGCCGACAGTTTTAAATTGGGATAAATCCGGGCCAACTTCGGTGAATACGACGTGGGCCGTCAATTCGCTGATACTCGATGTTCAAGTTTTTTCCCACCCGTTGTAAATACTGGGGTGTAAATGGTGTGATTTTACAAGAATTTTTTTGTCAAAAAACATAACCCATTGATATTGCTTGTTTTTACAAATCATGCCATAAATATGGCGTTTTCAATTAAAAGCAATTATATCAGCAAGTTAAAAAAAACTTGATCATCGAGTGATACCATCTATCAGTGTTAAATCCGTCCCCAGAATACGATGCATGTGGGTTTTGACATCAAAATTAGGCGTATTGGCCTTTGGTTTCCGTCCGCCCTTTTTGCCAGGCGGCGGTTTTATATCATCAATATAAATACGGGATTCAAATTCTTTCAAATGGTTTTCAATTTCAACATCACAATCCATGATCAACTGGCGGTAATTACGATAGGATTGAACTGTCTGCTCAAGTGTAAAAAGATGCTCCCGTCGATAATCTCCCGTCAGCGATTTGACAATTGTCTGCTTTGTGGCCTTTATCCGTCGATCTTTCAATTCAGCTAATTTTTTAGGATTTCGCTCTCCGGCAAGAATTGCATCAATAATTGCCATTCCGGTAACGCCGGTAATATCGCTGATGACGTTGTGAATCTGTAGATTCATCTGGGTCAGAGATTTTTGAATATGCTGGATATGGGAAGAAGCGGATTTAACCAGATTATCTCTGTGCCTGAGTAAGGACCGGACGGCGCAAATATCCTGTGCAGGCCGGAATGAACCTCGCAACAAACCGACAGAATGAAGATATTGGAGCCATTGACAATCCTGAACATCAGTTTTGCGGCCAGGCACATTTTTAACGTGTCTATCGTTAACCAGGGTAACCTCAAATCCATATGCATCTAAAATTTGGAAAACAGGTATCCAGTATACGCCTGTGGATTCCATGGCAATCGAATCAATATCGCAACTTTTTAGCCACCTGGCTGCGTCATGCAAATCATCGGTAAATGTATCAAAACATTTTACCGGATCATCTGATCTATCACCAGGGACGGCGATGTAGATCTCTGTAGCACCAATGTCGATGCCAGCAGCGTTAGGATGGATTGCATTCAGGTTCTCAATTCCACTTTTGCTCTTTTTCCCGGTATTTTTTGCCATTTTCATCCTTTTCTATTCAGGGAAATGGTGGTGGCCGGATGGTGATACAATGTATTCTTCTAAACGGGATAGACCAGTATTCCCTTAAGGATATACTACTTCACCAATGCTCGGTTCACGTCATCCGGGGCCACGCTTTCGAACGGGTTCCTGCTGCGATAACAGAAGACACCATTGACTATCCGGCCTACTTCGCACCACCGAGTATAAAATCATCATAAGCATGATGCTCCGTAGTGCGAATGTTATTTGTAGGTTTGGTCCCGGTTGGGGCCGGGGGGAGCGCTTTTGAAAAAATGAGTAGGAAATAAATAGGGGGCAGACCACGTTTTTAGCTTCAAAATCGTTGTCTGTCCCCCATTTACGTTTAGTGTCTCCGGAATTTCAATAAAGATAGGAACTTCCTTATCCAAATACAATAATATTTATCCTTGGTACTGAATTTATGATAATGTATTATTTATATGAAAGTCTTCGTTAACTGAAACGGGGCGTGGTGAACATGAGCAGCAACATCGATAAGGACGCACACAACGAAGGTGTAGTTATTTCCGTAAGGGGCGGTATCGTTGACTTATATTTCAACGACACCCTGCCGCCTTTGAACACCCTGCTGTGGATCGGTGACAGTGAAACCGTTCCCATTGAAATTGTAGCCCACATGGATGCCCGTCGCGCCAAAGGTATTGCCCTGACCGCCACCGCCGGCATCGGCCGGGGAGACATTGCAAAAACCGACGGCCGATCCCTTGATGCCCCTGTGGGCAAAAGCCTTCTGGGCCGGATGTTCAACGTTTTCGGAAAACCCATCGACGGGGAAGCCCCTCCTGAAGGCGTCACTTACCGTCCCATTCATCAGTCCCCCATCGCCCTTTCCAAACGTGTCACCAGCCAGGAAATTTTTTTAACCGGCATCAAGGCTATTGATCTTCTGGTGCCCCTGGAACGAGGCGGGAAAGCCGGATTGTTCGGCGGTGCCGGTGTGGGAAAAACCGTGGTGATCACCGAGTTGATTCACAACATGGTGGGCAAGCACAAAGGCATGAGCATTTTTTGCGGCATCGGCGAACGGTGCCGGGAAGGGGAAGACCTCTATCGGGAAATGGCCCAGGCCGGCGTACTTGAAAATACCGTAATGGTTTTCGGACAGATGAACGAGCCCCCCGGTGCCCGATTCCGGGTGGGACACGTCGCCTTGACCATGGCAGAATATTTCCGGGACGATCAGGAACAGGACGTCCTCTTGCTGATCGACAATATTTTCCGGTTTATCCAGGCCGGATCCGAACTATCCGGGCTTTTGGGGCGGCTGCCCTCCCGAATGGGATACCAGCCCACCATGGGAACCGAACTGGCGGCATTAGAGGAACGCATCTCCAGCACTCATCAAGCGGCCATTACCTCTATTCAGGCCGTTTATGTACCGGCGGATGATTTAACAGACCCGTCCGCCGTACACACGTTTTCCCATTTGTCCGCTTCCATTGTCCTATCCCGGAAAAGGGCCGGCGAAGGCTTTTATCCGGCCATTGATCCCCTGCAATCCCGGTCCGCCATGCTCCAACCAAGGATTGTGGGGCAAAAGCATTATGACGTGGCCCGGGAAGTGCGAAAAA
This genomic window contains:
- the atpD gene encoding F0F1 ATP synthase subunit beta, translated to MSSNIDKDAHNEGVVISVRGGIVDLYFNDTLPPLNTLLWIGDSETVPIEIVAHMDARRAKGIALTATAGIGRGDIAKTDGRSLDAPVGKSLLGRMFNVFGKPIDGEAPPEGVTYRPIHQSPIALSKRVTSQEIFLTGIKAIDLLVPLERGGKAGLFGGAGVGKTVVITELIHNMVGKHKGMSIFCGIGERCREGEDLYREMAQAGVLENTVMVFGQMNEPPGARFRVGHVALTMAEYFRDDQEQDVLLLIDNIFRFIQAGSELSGLLGRLPSRMGYQPTMGTELAALEERISSTHQAAITSIQAVYVPADDLTDPSAVHTFSHLSASIVLSRKRAGEGFYPAIDPLQSRSAMLQPRIVGQKHYDVAREVRKTLADYEELKDIIAMLGIEELASEDRKTVFRARRLERFLTQPFFTTRQFTGLEGQFIMLKDTIAGCERILNDEFSDLPESALYMIGSLETMKK